The Acomys russatus chromosome 3, mAcoRus1.1, whole genome shotgun sequence genome has a window encoding:
- the Rnase11 gene encoding probable ribonuclease 11: protein MALFLLLLGLGLVLVAPSESTAEGITEKTSQEEMQRTAKWTVEESVNSTLSDKNISPSISKDVMSAPAPTPRRFYFVILKGNTSSNDKNCLSGLVGWRNILEVNESCQLGSNNFIPGRTDVMRGVPKATSWKCGQTRNLSCLKSLGLEHAVCKVTAGQQCPRCPEHRVTSLKRILTVLTSHSLMSWLVSGSKL, encoded by the coding sequence ATGGCCCTCTTTCTGCTGTTGCTCGGCCTTGGATTGGTTCTTGTGGCGCCTTCAGAAAGCACAGCGGAGGGAATTACAGAAAAAACGTCACAGGAAGAAATGCAACGCACGGCAAAATGGACCGTTGAGGAATCAGTGAACTCGACCCTATCAGATAAAAATATCAGCCCCAGCATATCCAAGGATGTGATGTCTGCCCCAGCCCCAACACCCAGAAGGTTCTATTTTGTCATCCTCAAGGGAAATACTTCGAGTAATGATAAAAACTGTCTAAGCGGCCTGGTAGGCTGGAGAAACATTTTAGAAGTGAATGAGTCATGCCAGCTGGGCAGTAATAACTTCATACCTGGGCGCACAGATGTGATGCGTGGAGTTCCCAAGGCCACCAGCTGGAAGTGTGGACAAACACGGAACCTAAGCTGCCTCAagagcctggggctggagcaCGCCGTGTGCAAGGTCACTGCAGGTCAGCAGTGCCCCAGGTGTCCCGAGCACAGGGTCACCTCCTTAAAGAGAATCTTAACAGTGCTGACCAGCCACTCTCTCATGAGCTGGTTAGTCAGTGGCTCTAAGCTGTAG